CAAGGCCGTCCACGAACGGGAATGATCGTTTGCGCGCTGCATGGTCGGATATGTTTTGGCAGTAATGGGAGACCATTCAATACGGGCTTCGATAATCGCGTTTGCACACAACTTCCAGAGAAAATGTGTTTTTACGCGGAGTATCAAATGAGGAGAAGCGGACTACCGGAACGTCTGGTCGCCCGGCAAAAGCAAAGCGGAAATCCACGCGTCCGACCCGCATGCACCATCGCTTTCCGGGCGATCCGGGCGCAGCCGGAACATTCCGCGTCGAGACGATAGCGTTCGTGGGCTATCAATCTGGGCGATACCCCCATCATCACAAACCGCGCGTGCTGTCGTGAAATGTTGATAAGCTCATTTCCACGCGATGAGTTAACAGTCAGGGCGAAGCAGATCGCAGCAACTTACGTATCTGAGTCCGCCATCATTACGTTACTTGATCTGAACATCGGGGGGCAGCGTCTGCTGCCATCGAAGCGTGGTTTCGCCTGTCAATGACAGGTGTCTTGTTGTGTCGTGTCCAGTTGCTTCATTCGAAAGGACAATTGCGCGCAGCAGGCAGATCTTGCATTCACCCCTCATTCAGCGAGGTAACTGATGGATCGGCTCTACTCAACCGATAATCCTGCAAGTACGCGCCCGCGAGCGGCTCAATCCGCCGAGCGGGGCACATATGCCGAGCGCAATGCTCGGTACTGGCGTAGAAACCTGGTGATCTGCGTGTTCGGGTCGTTCACGACGCTGGTCAGCCTGAGCATGCTGCTGCCGTTCCTTCCGCTTTACGTTCAGCAACTGGGGGTGACATCAACCTCGGCGGTCGTGCAGTGGTCAGGCGTCGCATTCGGCGTCACGTTTCTCGGCACGGCGGTTACTGCGCCGATCTGGGGGCAGCTTGCAGACAGGTATGGCCGCAAGCCGATGTTGATCAGGGCGGCGGTGGGAATGGCGGTTGTCATGTCGACTATTGGCCTTGCGCACAACGTCTACGAACTGGTGGCGCTCCGCTTCGCCGCCGGTCTCGTGGGGGGCTATGCGTCTGCGGCGATTGTGATGATCGGCACTCAGGCTCCGAAAGAGCGCTCGGGTTGGGCGCTGGGTGTGCTGTCGACCGGCGTGCTCGCAGGCAACCTGGTCGGTCCACTGGTTGGTGGCTTTTTGCCGAACCTGATTGGGATTCGTGGTGCGTTCTTCGCAGCGGGTGGCATGATTTCGGTGGCTGCAATCCTGACGATTACATTGGTCCGCGAAGACTTCAGCAAGCCTCCTGCGCGCGAAACGAAAGCCGTCAAGACTGCCGTTGCGGGGCAGCGCCAGAACTATGCGACGATGGCCGCGTTACTCGTGACGGCGATGATGGTCTTGCTTGCAAACATGTCTATCGAACCGATCATTACCGTATACATCGGCCAGCTTGGTGTGAGTCATGACAGGCTGGCTACAGTTGCGGGGATCGTGATGGCCTGTTCTGCATTCGGCAGCATGTTGATGGCCGCACGGCTTGGCGCACTCGCGGATCGCATAGGAGGCTGGAACGTCATTATCGGCTGCCTCATCGCGACTGGGCTCGTGATGATCCCGCAGGCGTTCGTTACCGAGTGGTGGCAACTCGCCGTGCTGCGAGGTTTGATGGGCATGACACTCGCCGGTTTGTTGCCGTCCATTGCCAAGCTTGTACGTCATTCGGTCGACGAAAGACAGTCCGGAAAAATGCTCGGCTATCTTCAGTCCGCGCAGTATGCGGGGCAGGTAATTGGTCCGCTCCTCGGCGGGGCGATCGGCGTGCATTTCGGCATGCGCTGGGTCTTCTTCGTGACGGGCGGGGTGCTGATTGCCTGCGCGATCGCCGACCGGTGGGCGAAGCATCAGCAAGCGCCGGCAGCGGCGATGCAGCCGTGACAACGTGGGGTAAAGCGAAGACCCGCCCGCGATCGGGTCCTAATCTGCAGCGCGGGTAGTCCTTCCGGCGTCGTCTTATTTCCCGGCCGACGCCGCCAGGCTGTCTTCGAGCAGGGGTGTCCCGATAAGCGCGCCGTGAATGCCAATGACGCTCACGATCTCCAGCACTTCCATGATTTCGTGCGCGGTCGCGCCGTGCCGGATCGCGTTGCGCATATGCGTTTTGATGCCCGGCTTGTAAAGGTGGGTGGCCGCGGCATCCAGCGCACAGAGCACGAGATCCTTTGTTTTTGCGTCAAGCTTGCCGGTGCGCCAGGGGATCGCGGAGAATTCAAAGTAAGCTTCGAACATATCGGGATCAAGTGTGAGCAGCGCGCTCCATGACGCATCCCAATAGCCTTGTTCTTCGATGAACCGTCGCTTGAGCGCCTCCTGTCTATCGTCGAGAAGCGTCGCGCCATTCGTCAAACCTTCTTCTTCCAGAACCTCGAGCAGGATCGGAACCCCTACGTTCGATGCATGGATGCCGACTGTGCTGGTTAGCTCGAGTACTTCCATCAGTTCATCACGTGTGGCGCCGAATTCAATCGCCGCCTTGATATGTATCTGGATGCCAGGCGCGAACAGGTGCGTCGATGAGGCATTGACGGCAATGTAGATGAATTCTTTTACCTTGTTCTCAAGGTAGTTGTGCGTCAGGGGAACCGCCGACAGCTTCAGGTAGGCGTTCAGAAACTCGCAGTCCATGCGCAGGATGCTCTTCCATTGCGGAGCCCACGTATTTCGGACACGGATGAACTCATCTTTTATCGCTTGTTGCCTGACCGTCAGAGCCATGTCTATTCCCCAGATCGAGATTGATTAACTGGCATCCGCATGATGCTGTTGCGTTCGATAGTACCGGATTGAGTGCCGCGTTGCCGCGATTGACTGTTGCCGATGAGGCGAAACTGTCAAGCACATATGTACGTGGTGCAACGAAAGCTCGCGAGCGTTATCGAGAGAACGACGTGTTCAAGATGTCGGACATTCCGGATCGAGACGATAGTGGTCGTTGGCAATCGATTCGAGCGATACCCCTATCATCACAAACCGCGCGTGCCCTCCCTGAAACGTTGCTAAGCTTGTTCATAGGCGATGAGGCAATAGTCGGAGTGGAGTAAATTCCAGTTGAATTGATCGCCAGGGCCGGTTTGTGCAGCGGGCAGATCTTGCATTTGGCCTTTATCCGGTGAGGTAGCGGATGGACCAGCTCTATATGTTGAGGGCGTTCGTTGCGGCGACGCAGTATCGAAGTTTTAGCAAGGCGGCCGCCTCGCTCGGCGTAACAACAGGTTCAATCTCCAAAGCAATTGCGAAGCTGGAAGCCAGTATCCAGACCCGGGTGCTGCATCGCACGACGCGGTCCGTGACCCTGACCGAGGCCGCGCAGCCCTATTACCTCAGTTGCTGTCGCCTGCTCGAGGAGCTTGACGAAGCGAATCGCCGGATTACGAAGGAGAGGGATGTCGACAGCGGCAGGTTGCGTCTCGTCGTGCATCCGATGCTCGTGAGCGAGACGTTCTCCCGTTTCGTATCGAACTATCGTGCGGTCGCCCCCAGTGTGAATCTCATGGTGTCGGTGCAGGAAGGCGCCGTGAATCTTTACGACGGACTTTACGACGCGGCTATTCTGCCGCCACATCTGGTTGAGCAATCCGCGGTGGTCCGACGGACGCTGTCGAAATCGTCGAGGGTCATGGTGGCCTCGCCAGGTTATCTGAACCGATATGGCACGCCAACCCAGGCTGCCGGCCTCTCCGAACATTTTCTGTTATTGGACCGGCAATCCCGGCAGAAGGGCACAAACTTCATCGAGTTGCTAGAGGACGGGCGGCGCGTCAGCGTGTTGCCGATGTCGTCAATGGATGGCAATGAGGTCCTGTTACGCGCGGCCGCGCTGACCGGCACCGGCATTGCGGCGTTGCCTGAAGCAATGATCCGTGAAGACATCGCGATGGGTCATCTCGTTCAGGTTCTGCCGAAGTGCTCGACATGCGACGGAGGCGTGGAAATCTGTCTGTTCTATTCACACCGCGAGTGGCTACCCGTGCGGTTTCGGACCTTCGTCGATTTTTGTACGGAGTTCTTCCGGTTGAATGGTTCCACGCAAGCAGCAGATATGAGCGCTGTGGCGTCTCCTGCGCTTCAGCCCAAAGCGCCTCGATTCGCTGCGGTCTGATCCGGCAGGTCGTCAACAGGCGTGAACGATCTGCTTGCGCGGTCGTTTGCAAATATGAAGGAGTGTG
The DNA window shown above is from Paraburkholderia sp. BL10I2N1 and carries:
- a CDS encoding LysR family transcriptional regulator, whose amino-acid sequence is MDQLYMLRAFVAATQYRSFSKAAASLGVTTGSISKAIAKLEASIQTRVLHRTTRSVTLTEAAQPYYLSCCRLLEELDEANRRITKERDVDSGRLRLVVHPMLVSETFSRFVSNYRAVAPSVNLMVSVQEGAVNLYDGLYDAAILPPHLVEQSAVVRRTLSKSSRVMVASPGYLNRYGTPTQAAGLSEHFLLLDRQSRQKGTNFIELLEDGRRVSVLPMSSMDGNEVLLRAAALTGTGIAALPEAMIREDIAMGHLVQVLPKCSTCDGGVEICLFYSHREWLPVRFRTFVDFCTEFFRLNGSTQAADMSAVASPALQPKAPRFAAV
- a CDS encoding carboxymuconolactone decarboxylase family protein, which encodes MALTVRQQAIKDEFIRVRNTWAPQWKSILRMDCEFLNAYLKLSAVPLTHNYLENKVKEFIYIAVNASSTHLFAPGIQIHIKAAIEFGATRDELMEVLELTSTVGIHASNVGVPILLEVLEEEGLTNGATLLDDRQEALKRRFIEEQGYWDASWSALLTLDPDMFEAYFEFSAIPWRTGKLDAKTKDLVLCALDAAATHLYKPGIKTHMRNAIRHGATAHEIMEVLEIVSVIGIHGALIGTPLLEDSLAASAGK
- a CDS encoding MFS transporter, which codes for MDRLYSTDNPASTRPRAAQSAERGTYAERNARYWRRNLVICVFGSFTTLVSLSMLLPFLPLYVQQLGVTSTSAVVQWSGVAFGVTFLGTAVTAPIWGQLADRYGRKPMLIRAAVGMAVVMSTIGLAHNVYELVALRFAAGLVGGYASAAIVMIGTQAPKERSGWALGVLSTGVLAGNLVGPLVGGFLPNLIGIRGAFFAAGGMISVAAILTITLVREDFSKPPARETKAVKTAVAGQRQNYATMAALLVTAMMVLLANMSIEPIITVYIGQLGVSHDRLATVAGIVMACSAFGSMLMAARLGALADRIGGWNVIIGCLIATGLVMIPQAFVTEWWQLAVLRGLMGMTLAGLLPSIAKLVRHSVDERQSGKMLGYLQSAQYAGQVIGPLLGGAIGVHFGMRWVFFVTGGVLIACAIADRWAKHQQAPAAAMQP